A window of the Flavobacterium sangjuense genome harbors these coding sequences:
- a CDS encoding polysaccharide biosynthesis protein, which produces MNPISKVLKEAMSSKRFRNIGYLPRWIIFAIDVCIVAVACVITFVIVHSLNVKPYNTITILSQYGIIVAINSIFFIFFKTYSGIIRHSTFIDGVKLLVATSTSYLALMVINYSFQIITGNKLLLSTGLFITYVISFLLLFLFRILVKNFFEKYLQVEDKKQLIRAVIYGADANAISVANALKTEKPSRFNVVAFVDKFKQDKTSKSILDLPIINQNRSLHVILRSVNAESLIIAEKSLTKEETIAIVEECLEYNFKVFTVPLITDWEDQKQISNQLQHFAIEDLLERKPIVLDNNKISAQIKGKRVMITGGAGSIGSEIVRQVINFSPYKIIILDQAESPLHSLHLEVSELSNDVKIRTVLTDVKDYNALESVFEKYKPDFVYHAAAYKHVPLMEENPSQAIYTNVIGTKNLADLSSKYLVEKFVLISTDKAVNPSSVMGASKRIAEKYVQSLNYHLLNSKKKITTKFITTRFGNVLGSNGSIVPLFTKQIQEGGPITITHPKIIRYFMTIPEACQLVLEAGAMGNGGEIYIFDMGEPVKIIDLAKKMIRLAGFIPDKDISIKIIGLRPGEKLFEELLNDTSKTLPTHNIKIMIAQDTIDDFEDVRVAITELIATAQKKSSQEVVTLMKKIVPEFKSMNSEFQVLDID; this is translated from the coding sequence ATGAACCCTATTTCCAAGGTGCTTAAAGAAGCTATGTCCAGCAAAAGATTTCGTAATATTGGTTATTTACCAAGATGGATTATTTTTGCTATTGATGTATGTATCGTTGCTGTTGCTTGTGTAATTACGTTTGTTATTGTCCACAGTTTGAATGTTAAGCCCTATAATACGATTACGATTTTATCTCAATATGGTATAATTGTAGCAATAAATTCCATTTTTTTCATTTTTTTTAAAACCTACAGTGGGATAATAAGGCATTCCACTTTTATAGATGGAGTTAAGTTGTTAGTAGCTACTTCTACTTCCTATTTGGCCTTAATGGTTATTAACTATTCATTTCAAATTATAACGGGAAATAAATTATTACTTTCAACAGGATTATTTATTACGTATGTTATTTCCTTTTTATTGCTTTTTCTTTTTAGAATTCTGGTCAAAAACTTTTTTGAAAAGTACCTGCAGGTTGAAGATAAGAAGCAACTAATAAGAGCTGTTATTTATGGAGCTGATGCTAATGCTATATCGGTTGCCAATGCGTTAAAAACAGAAAAGCCATCCCGATTTAATGTTGTTGCTTTTGTCGATAAATTCAAGCAGGATAAAACCTCAAAGAGTATTCTTGATTTACCAATCATTAATCAAAATAGGAGCTTACATGTGATTTTGAGATCTGTCAATGCTGAATCGCTGATTATCGCTGAAAAGAGTCTGACAAAAGAAGAAACTATCGCGATTGTTGAAGAATGTCTGGAATATAACTTCAAAGTTTTTACAGTTCCGTTGATTACGGATTGGGAAGATCAAAAACAAATATCCAATCAATTGCAGCATTTTGCTATTGAAGATTTATTAGAAAGAAAACCAATTGTTTTAGATAATAATAAAATTTCAGCACAGATTAAAGGCAAAAGAGTTATGATAACTGGCGGTGCCGGTTCTATAGGAAGTGAAATAGTTAGGCAGGTTATTAATTTTAGCCCATATAAAATAATTATTTTAGATCAGGCAGAATCACCATTGCATAGTTTGCATTTAGAAGTTTCGGAACTTTCAAACGATGTCAAAATTAGAACCGTCTTAACAGATGTAAAAGATTATAACGCTTTAGAATCAGTTTTTGAAAAGTACAAACCTGATTTTGTTTATCATGCGGCTGCTTACAAACACGTTCCTCTGATGGAAGAAAATCCGTCACAAGCCATTTATACTAACGTAATCGGGACAAAAAATCTAGCTGATTTATCAAGCAAGTATCTTGTTGAGAAGTTTGTATTAATCTCTACCGACAAGGCTGTAAATCCAAGTAGCGTTATGGGAGCCAGTAAACGTATTGCTGAAAAATACGTTCAATCCTTGAATTATCACCTTTTAAATTCAAAGAAAAAAATTACCACTAAATTTATCACTACTAGATTTGGAAATGTTTTGGGTTCTAATGGTTCTATCGTTCCTTTGTTTACCAAGCAAATTCAGGAAGGAGGTCCAATTACTATTACACATCCCAAAATTATCAGGTATTTTATGACTATACCGGAAGCATGTCAACTTGTACTTGAAGCCGGAGCGATGGGTAATGGTGGTGAAATTTATATTTTTGATATGGGTGAACCGGTTAAGATTATTGATTTGGCCAAAAAGATGATTCGTTTAGCAGGATTTATTCCGGATAAGGACATCAGTATTAAAATTATTGGATTGAGACCAGGAGAAAAGCTATTTGAAGAGTTGCTTAATGATACCTCAAAAACTTTGCCCACTCATAATATAAAAATAATGATAGCGCAGGATACTATCGATGATTTTGAAGATGTAAGAGTGGCTATTACAGAATTAATTGCAACAGCTCAAAAAAAATCCAGTCAGGAAGTAGTAACCTTAATGAAAAAAATTGTTCCCGAATTTAAGAGTATGAATTCAGAGTTTCAAGTTTTAGATATCGACTAA